The Halopelagius inordinatus genomic interval TGGAGGCACGTCGCCCCCACCGTCGCGGACGTCCGCGAGGACGAGACCCACGGGTCGGCGTGGATAGCGGCGCGCGCACTCGAAGTGCTGCGCGACGACGCCGCCGACGCCGACGACTGGGACTCGGTCGCTCGAACGGCCCGCAAACTCCGCGACGCCCGGCCCAGCATGGCCGCCGTGTCGAACCGCGTGAATCGCGCGATGGCGACGGCCGACCGGACGCCCGAGTCGGTCCGAGAGCGGTGTATCGACCTCCTCCGAGCGTCGTTCGACGCCGCCGACGGCGTCACGACGGCGGCGACAAATCGACTCGCAGATTCGGACGCGACGGCCGTCGCCACCATCTCGCGGTCCGGAACCGTCCGACGGGTGCTCCGAGAGTCGGACCCGGACGCCGTGGTCGTCGCCGAGTCGCGCCCGGAACGCGAGGGCGTCGGCGTCGCCGAGTGGGCGGCGACAGAGACGGACGCGCGAGTCACGCTGACGACCGAAGCCGCGCTTCCGGCCGCGTTCTCGCGACTCGACGTCGACGCCGCCGTCGTCGGCGCGGACGCCGTCCTCCCGGACGGAGGCGTCGTCAACAAGACCGGAACGACGGGACTCGCACTCGCCGCACGGGAGGCGGGCGTCCCCGTCTACGCCGTCGCGACGT includes:
- a CDS encoding NUDIX domain-containing protein, which gives rise to MAHVVTCFVRNRGAILLTRRSDSVGTFADQWAGVSGYVEGDPSDADDDARRELREEVGLSESDLRLVRVGAPLDVSHDEGEFTVHPFLFETETRATSPDEVRRADERGPSTTTNEELAAVTWADPTEMRERETVPRLWDAWRHVAPTVADVREDETHGSAWIAARALEVLRDDAADADDWDSVARTARKLRDARPSMAAVSNRVNRAMATADRTPESVRERCIDLLRASFDAADGVTTAATNRLADSDATAVATISRSGTVRRVLRESDPDAVVVAESRPEREGVGVAEWAATETDARVTLTTEAALPAAFSRLDVDAAVVGADAVLPDGGVVNKTGTTGLALAAREAGVPVYAVATCDKVRPTGEDGVGDESSGWADVYDGEASLSVFAPTFEATAPTLLDGVVTEAGFADEADVRDIAEEHAENAAWDDAGG